A region of the Vibrio chagasii genome:
TTATTGCTCATAGTTCGTTGTTGTTTGCTTAGGGCTAGTAGTTGCTAGCCACTCATGTAATCCTAGAAGGCGAACTTACGAAATTGATACCTTTAACGCGAAATTACATTTGACTCAGTAGTGCATTTAACGCAGAAATACAGAGCACCAACGGGTCCAATGTCGCTCGTGTTAACGAAAGCACATATAAAAATATAAAGGAATACCATGTACGAAGGTTTAAAACATTTTCACCTACTAACGATTGCGATAAGCGTGTCACTTCTTTCAATTCGTTTCGTTCTTATGATGGCGAACTCACCAAAGCTTAAGCACCCTTTCTTGCAGCGTTTCCCGCATATCAACGACTCGTTGCTATTGCTATCGGGTATTGGCTTGATTTTTATCACTGGCTTTATTCCATTTACCCCAGCTGCACCATGGCTAACAGAAAAGCTAACGTGTGTAATGGCATACATCGCATTGGGTTTCTTTGCGCTTAAACTGGGTAAGAATAAACTATTGAGAGTATTCTCTTTCTTCGGTGCGCTTGGCTGGTTAGCGATGGCTGGCAAAATTGCGATGACGAAGACGCCAACATTTTTCGGTTAATGATCTCCTTATTTCGGTTAACTACCTATGTACGAATTTTTTGACGAAGACTTTGACCAGCTAGAATTAGCTGAAGGTGCATTGATCTTAAATAAAGCGATTAACCCAGATACTCAAGACAATTGGGCTGAGCAAGAGCTAGCAAGACTGTTTAAAGAAGCTGAGTTTGCTTTGGTTCATGAAACCGATGAGCAACAGAAGTTTGAATCCTTTATTCGACTATTCTTCGATGAATGGGGCTTTGCGGGTGATAAAGACGCTTATTTCTCTTCAGAGAACGCTTTCATCGATAAAGTGCTAGAGCGTAAGAAAGGCATTCCTGTTAGTCTTGGCGCGATCTTTCTTTTTCTAGGTCGCAAGCTAGGCTTTCCTGTAGAGGGTGTCTCTTTCCCGACTCAGTTTCTTCTTAAAGTGACTTGGTATGGCCAAGCAGCAGTGTATATCAATCCTTACAATGGAGAGTACGTTGGTGAGCAGACGCTACGAGCGTGGCTGATTGGCCATGATGGTCCATTAGCTGAGCTTAAATCTGAGCATTTAGAAGTGGCTGACCATCCAACAATCATTGGCAAGTGGTTAGCGCTATTAAAGAGTGCGCTACTGAGAGAAGAGCGCTATACGCTAGCATTGAAATGTACAGACCTTGCATTAACGTTTGTACCTGACGACCCGTATGAAATCCGCGACCGTGGCTTTATCTATCAGCAGTTGGATTGTCACCAAGTGGCAGCGACGGATTACCAATATTTTATCGACCAATGCCCAGATGACCCTGCATCTGAGTTACTGAAATCTCAAGTGAACGTCATGAATGAAAAGACCGTGGTTGTTCACTAATTAATAATTATTTAGAGAGAATATGATGGAACAGAAAACAGTTCATATTGGCGATATGCCAATTGCTAACGACAAGCCATTCACGCTATTTGCAGGCATGAACGTTCTTGAATCTCGCGATCTAGCAATGCAGATCTGTGAGCACTACGTGAAAGTAACTGAAAAGCTGGGTATTCCTTATGTATTTAAGGCGTCTTTCGATAAGGCAAACCGTAGCTCAGTTCACTCATACCGTGGCCCTGGTATGGAAGAAGGTCTAAAGATCTTCCAAGAATTGAAAGACACATTCGGCGTTAAAATCATCACTGATGTTCACACTGAAGCACAAGCTCAGCCGGTTGCTGATGTGGTTGATGTTATTCAACTTCCAGCATTCTTAGCTCGTCAAACGGACCTTGTTGAAGCGATGGCTAAGACTGGCGCAGTTATCAATGTGAAGAAGCCTCAGTTCATGAGCCCGAACCAAGTTGGTAACATCGTTGATAAATTCGCAGAATGTGGCAACGACAAGATTATCCTTTGTGAGCGTGGCTCTTGCATGGGTTATGATAACCTAGTTGTAGATATGCTTGGTTTTGGCGTAATGAAGAAGTCTTCAAACGGTAGCCCGATCATCTTTGACGTGACGCACTCTCTACAGATGCGTGACCCTTCAGGTGCTGCATCTGGTGGTCGTCGTGAGCAAACGGTTGAACTTGCAAAAGCGGGCTTAGCGACCGGTATTGCTGGTCTGTTCATTGAAGCTCACCCGAACCCAGATCAAGCGCGCTGTGATGGCCCCTCTGCACTGCCTCTAGACAAGCTAGAACCGTTCTTGAAGCAGATGAAAGCACTTGATGACCTTATCAAAGGTTTTGACCACATCGATATTAAATAGTCGAACAGTATAGAATTCCAAGCCGGCGTAATTGCCGGCTTTTTTGTACCTATAGCTAAGGGAATGGCGACTACCTTGAGCTCCTTAAGCTAGCGTTAGTATGAATTTGTGATGTTATAACGTATCTTTCAGGGCTCTGATAAATCGAATAAATTTAATGAAGGTCACTTTGTAGCGCTTTCGAACTGAGTAAATCACAAATAATCTAAAAAATGATGAAAACGTTTGCCTGTGATCACTTATTAGCTCAACTGCAACTTTGTCGCTTTGTTACACACTCGATAGGGGATTATGGTGATCTATCCTACATAAATATGAAATCACTCTGTTAGGTTTACCGTCTTAATTTAAACTACTTCAAGTTTTACCATTCTCTAACCATGTTTCTAAAGTGGACATGGGCTTAAGGAGAGTGGCAGAAGCAGTGGATTCCCCTAAAAAGTTCAAAGGTATGACAATGAAGCAACGCCTTATTCTAAAGACAGCACTAAGTGCTGCAATTCTAGCGACTTTAGCTGGTTGTGCGTCTCAATCTGTTCATGATTGGAACCAAGACGAAACTTATAAGCTAACGATTCTTCACACTAACGACAACCATGGTCGTTTCTGGCAGAACAAATACGGCGAATACGGCATGTCTGCGCGTAAAACGCTGATTGATCAACTTCGTGCAGAAGTTGAAGCAGAAGGCGGTAGCGTGTTGCTTCTATCTGGTGGTGACATCAACACAGGTGTACCAGAGTCAGATCTTCAGGATGCAGAACCTGATTTCAAAGGTATGAACAAGATTGGTTACGATGCAATGGCACTTGGTAACCATGAGTTTGATAACTCACTAGACGTACTACAAAAGCAAATCGATTGGGCTAACTTCCCAATGCTATCTGCAAACATCTACGATAAAGCGACTGGCGAACGTAAGTTCCAAGCTTATGAGATGTTTGAAAAGCAAGGTATTAAAATCGCGGTTATTGGTTTAACAACTGAAGATACCCAAAAGATTGGTAACCCTGAGTTCATCGCAGGTATCGATTTCCGTGACCCTAAAGAAGAAGCGAAGAAACTGATCGCTGAACTTAAAGAAACAGAAAAACCAGATCTTATCTTTGCTGTGACTCACATGGGTCACTACGAAAATGGTCAGCGTGGCGTTAACGCACCAGGTGATGTTGCACTAGCGCGTTACCTAGACGAAGGTGACCTAGACATGATCGTTGGTGGTCACTCTCAAGAGCCTGTATGTATGGAAGGCCCTAACGTTGCGAAGAAAAACTTCAAGCCGGGTGATGAGTGTAAACCTGACCTTCAAAACGGTACTTACATCGTTCAAGCTCACGAATGGGGCAAATACGTAGGCCGTGCTGATTATGAATTCCGCAATGGCGAACTAGAAATGGTGAGCTACGACCTAATCCCAGTTAACCTGAAGAAAAAGGTTAAGATCGACGGTAAGAAGCAACGCGTACTTATCCAAGACGAGATTGCGCAAGATCCAGAACTACTAGAGTTCCTACGTCCATTCCAAGAGCAAGGCCAAGCACAGCTTGAAGTTAAGATTGCTGAAACAAATGGCAAGCTTGAAGGTGACCGTAACGTGGTTCGTTTCCAACAGACTAACCTAGGTCGTCTGATTGCAACTTCTCACATGGAGCGTGCAAAAGCAGATTTCGCAGTGATGAACTCTGGTGGTGTTCGTGATTCAATTGAAGCGGGTGAAGTAACATACAAAGATGTACTAACAGTACAACCTTTTGCAAACATCCTGACTTACACAGACATGACGGGTAAAGAAGTTCTAGATTACCTAAACGTAGTAGCGACTAAACCAATCGATTCAGGTGCTTACGCACAATTCGCTGGTATCTCAATGACAGTAGCGAACGGTGAAGTGTCTGACGTTGTTATCGGTGGTAAGCCACTTAACTTAGAAGAAACGTACCGCTTCACTGTACCAAGCTTTAACGCTGCTGGTGGTGACGGCTACCCTAAACTGTCTGACCACCCTGGTTACGTAAACACTGGTTTTGTTGACGCTGAAGTACTGAAAGAGTACCTAGAAGCGAATAGCCCAGTTGACGTGAACAAGTACGCTCCTTCTGGTCAAATTGTTTACAAGTAAATGGATCATTGAGCGCTAAATGCGATTGACTCTAGCGCCATGATAAATTTAACTAAAGCGACGCTCCGGCGTCGCTTTTTGTTTATCTATCGTTTGGATTTGTTATGACCCCTGCAATCAATATTGCCAAGAAAAAGAAAATCGCTCATACGGTGCATCAGTATCACCACGATGCCAACAATACTAACTATGGGTTAGAAGCTGTTGAAGCACTTGGGCAGGATCCTAAACGTGTATTCAAAACGCTTCTATTCTGCCTAAATGGTGTGGCGAAAGACTTGGCTGTTGCGGTGATTCCTGTCGACCAGAAATTAAAT
Encoded here:
- the kdsA gene encoding 3-deoxy-8-phosphooctulonate synthase; the protein is MEQKTVHIGDMPIANDKPFTLFAGMNVLESRDLAMQICEHYVKVTEKLGIPYVFKASFDKANRSSVHSYRGPGMEEGLKIFQELKDTFGVKIITDVHTEAQAQPVADVVDVIQLPAFLARQTDLVEAMAKTGAVINVKKPQFMSPNQVGNIVDKFAECGNDKIILCERGSCMGYDNLVVDMLGFGVMKKSSNGSPIIFDVTHSLQMRDPSGAASGGRREQTVELAKAGLATGIAGLFIEAHPNPDQARCDGPSALPLDKLEPFLKQMKALDDLIKGFDHIDIK
- the ushA gene encoding bifunctional UDP-sugar hydrolase/5'-nucleotidase UshA; its protein translation is MKQRLILKTALSAAILATLAGCASQSVHDWNQDETYKLTILHTNDNHGRFWQNKYGEYGMSARKTLIDQLRAEVEAEGGSVLLLSGGDINTGVPESDLQDAEPDFKGMNKIGYDAMALGNHEFDNSLDVLQKQIDWANFPMLSANIYDKATGERKFQAYEMFEKQGIKIAVIGLTTEDTQKIGNPEFIAGIDFRDPKEEAKKLIAELKETEKPDLIFAVTHMGHYENGQRGVNAPGDVALARYLDEGDLDMIVGGHSQEPVCMEGPNVAKKNFKPGDECKPDLQNGTYIVQAHEWGKYVGRADYEFRNGELEMVSYDLIPVNLKKKVKIDGKKQRVLIQDEIAQDPELLEFLRPFQEQGQAQLEVKIAETNGKLEGDRNVVRFQQTNLGRLIATSHMERAKADFAVMNSGGVRDSIEAGEVTYKDVLTVQPFANILTYTDMTGKEVLDYLNVVATKPIDSGAYAQFAGISMTVANGEVSDVVIGGKPLNLEETYRFTVPSFNAAGGDGYPKLSDHPGYVNTGFVDAEVLKEYLEANSPVDVNKYAPSGQIVYK
- a CDS encoding SirB2 family protein, producing the protein MYEGLKHFHLLTIAISVSLLSIRFVLMMANSPKLKHPFLQRFPHINDSLLLLSGIGLIFITGFIPFTPAAPWLTEKLTCVMAYIALGFFALKLGKNKLLRVFSFFGALGWLAMAGKIAMTKTPTFFG
- a CDS encoding SirB1 family protein, giving the protein MYEFFDEDFDQLELAEGALILNKAINPDTQDNWAEQELARLFKEAEFALVHETDEQQKFESFIRLFFDEWGFAGDKDAYFSSENAFIDKVLERKKGIPVSLGAIFLFLGRKLGFPVEGVSFPTQFLLKVTWYGQAAVYINPYNGEYVGEQTLRAWLIGHDGPLAELKSEHLEVADHPTIIGKWLALLKSALLREERYTLALKCTDLALTFVPDDPYEIRDRGFIYQQLDCHQVAATDYQYFIDQCPDDPASELLKSQVNVMNEKTVVVH